The nucleotide window GGTCCTGGGTGGTGATGCCGACCGGGCAGCGGCCGGTGTGCATGTGGAAGCAGTGGCCGGGCTCGACGTTGAGGCGGTGGTAGTCGTCGACGTACTTCGGCGAGTTGCAGCCCATCGCGAGCAGCGCGGCGGTGCCGATCGACACCGCATCGGCGCCCAGTGCCAGCGCCTTGGCTGCGTCGACGCCGTTGCGGATGCCGCCGGACACCACCAGCTGCACCTCGCCCAGCGCGCGCACCTCCGCGAGGGCGCGCACCGCCTCGCACAGGCCGCTGATCGTGGGGATGCCGGTGTGGTCGAGGAGCACCTCCGGCGAGGCGCCGGTGGCGCCCTCCATGCCGTCGAGCACGATGACGTCCGCGCCCGCCTTCACCGCCAGCTTGACGTCGTCGGAGACCCGGCTGGCACCGATCTTCACGTAGACCGGCTTCTCCCAATCGGTGGCCTCGCGCAGCTCCTCGATCTTGATCTGGAGGTCGTCGGGACCGATGAAGTCGGGGTGCCGCGCTGGGCTGCGCTGGTCGACGCCCGCGGGCAGGGCGCGCTGCTCGGCGATCACCGCCGAGACCTTCGACTCGAGCAGCAGGCCGCCGGTGCCCGGCTTCGCCCCCTGGCCGATCACCACCTCGATCGCGTCCGCCCTCTTCAGGTGGGCGGGGTCGAAGCCGTAGCGGCTGGGCAGCACCTGGTAGACGAGCAACCGCGAGGCGCGGCGCTCGTCGAGGAGCATGCCGCCGTCGCCGGTGGTGGTCGAGATGCCGAGCCGGGTCGCCGCCGTCCCCAGGGCCACCTTGGCGGTCTTCGACAGGGCGCCGTACGACATCCCGGCGATCGTGATCGGCACCGCGAGCTCGACCGGCCGGCTCGCCACCCGGGTGCCGAGCAGGGTGCGGGTCTCGCAGCGCTCGCGGTAGCCCTCGAGCGGCATCCGCGAGAGCCCGCAGGGCACGAAGGTGAGGTCGTCGAAGCTGGGCACCCTCCGCTGGGTGGAGAACCCCTGCATCCGGTAGCGGCCCAGGTGCGCCTTGAGGTGGATGTCCTGGATCACCTCCGGCGACCAGATGCTCGACCGCCGCGCCGGAGCGGGCGGCACCGGCGGGCCGCCCCCGTTCGAGGAACTGGCGGAGCTCACAGCGCCGACCTCCACAGCTCGGGCTCGCGGGCCGAGAAGTTCCACAGCCGGCGCCCGCTCTCGATCCGCCGGAACCCGAGCGAGCCGGCATCGATGCCATAGGGCTCGAGGCTGCGGCGCAGGGTGACGCCGTCGGCCTCGGTGAGCTCGTGCTCATCGGCGTCGGCGCCCAGCGAGGCCACCCGCCCGGCAACGTAGATGACGCCCTCGTACAGCGAGTCGCCGAGCCCGTCGGCGGCGTCGCCGCAGACGATCATCGTGCCCCGCTGCATCATGAACCCGGACATGTAGCCGACGTCGCCGCCGACGATCAGGGTGCCGCCCTTCATCGCGATCCCGGCGCGGGCGCCGGTGTCGCCGCGCACGAACACCTGGCCGCCGCGGATCGAGGCAGCGGTTCCCGACCCGGCATTCCCCTGGACGTCGATCCGGCCCTCGGTCATGCACTCGCCCAGGCCCCAGCCGCAGTTGCCCTCGACGACGATGTGGGGCCCCTGGTTCATCCCCGCCGCGTACCAGCCCACCGAGCCGGTGAAGCGCACCGTGGTGGTGGCCTCGAGCGCCACCGCGAGGGCGTGCCGCGCGGCCGGGTTCTCGACGACGATCTCCGGGGCACCGGAGGCGGCGTGGCGGCGGATGGCACGGTTGACCTCGCGGGTGGCCAGCCCGGCGCAGTCGACGACCGCGGCCGTGGTGTCTACCGCTGCCACCAGCGCACCTCCTTCGCCTGCAGCTCACGGGGCACCAGGCTGGGATCGGGGAAGACCCTGCGCATGGCGATCTCCTCGGAGGCGAGCAGCACCATCTCGTCGTTCTCGGCGTAGAGGAGCGGCTTGGTGGCGAACTGGTCGCGGGCGACCCCGACGGCGGTGTCGGTGGCGATCAGGTAGGCGAAGGTGCCGTCGAGGTCGCTCACCGACGCGCGCAGCGCGTCGGCCAGCGGCTCGCCCGCCGCCAGCCGGTCGGCGATGTACACGGCGATCACCTCGGAGTCGTTGCCGGTCGCGAAGTGGTGGCCGCGCAGCTCCAGCCGGCGGCGGAGCCGGTGGTAGTTGGTGATCGTCCCGTTGTGCACCACGGCGACGTCGGGGAACGGCCGCGCCCAGAACGGGTGGGAGTGGGCGATGTCGACGCGGCTCTCGGTGGCCATCCGGGTGTGGCCGATGCCGTGGGTGCCGACGTGGTCGTGCAGCGAGTGGGTGCGGTCGAGCTCGTCGGCCCAGCCGGTGTCCTTGACCACCTCCATCGAGCGGCCGATGGAGAAGACCCGCACCCCGCCGACCCGGGCCTCGAGGTGGTCGGCGAGGCGGCCCTCGTCGACCGCGGTGACCGCCAGCCGCAGGCTGCGGCCGGTGCGCCGGTGCTCGCGGACCGCGGTCAGGTCGCCGCAGGCGGCGACCACCGCCGCGGCGGCCGCCTCCCGGTCGGCACGGTCGAGGTCGACCCGCACCACCAGGGCACCCTCGGCGGCCACGCCGTAGAGGGCCATGCCGGTGGAGTCGGGGCCGCGGCGGCCGAGCTCCTGGCACATCTCCGCCAGGATGCCGCCCACCGCCCCGCGCCGTTCCGGGTCCTTGTAGAGCAAGCCGACGATGCCACACACGTTTCTCTCACCCAATGCGGGGCCGGCAGCCCCAGGCCGCACCCAGCATGCTGGGCGGTGGTGGCCATATGCACCGTACCGAGGCTCCGCAGTTCTCGCACGGGAGGTGTCGAGAGTGTCCATGTCGCGGAGCCCATGCCGCGATTGACCGGATGGCGATCGGATGTGTACAGATCGCACATGGTGTGGCGTGCGATTACTGTCACCCGCCCACTTGTGGCGCGAGGGTGGCACACCGTCTGATTGGTCGCATGGCGACGATGGGCCACATCACCGGCACGGGTGCCGCGGAGAGCCGGCTGGCGCGGCTGCGCGGGGTGGACGACGAGCGCGCCTACCTCTACCAGATCGTCGAGACGATCAGCTGCGGCCCCGACCTGGAGGCGATCCTCCGCGGCACCGTCCGGCTGGTCTGCGAGGCGGTCGCCTGCCATGGGTGCTTCATCTACTTCGTCCAGGAGGGCCGGCTCGTCCTCCGCGCCGCGCCGCCCCGGTACCGCCACCGCGAGGGAAAGGTGAGCCTGGCCATGGGCGAGGGCCTCACCGGGTGGGCGGCGAAGACCCGCCGCTCCGCCTTCATCCGCGAGAACGCGCTCGACGATCCCCGGGTGGTGCACGTCCCCGAGCTCGAGGAGGAGCTCTTCCAGTCGCTGGTCTCGGTGCCGATCCTCTCCCGCGCCGGCGACGTGATCGGCGTCATCACCCTCCACGCACAGGCGCCGTACGAGTTCAGCCGCAAGGACCGAGATTTCATCGAGAGCACCGCCACCCTGGTCGCGGGCGCGGTCGAGAACGCCCGGCTCTACGAGGAGGCGACCGCCCGGGTGGGGCTGCTCACCGAGCTGTCGACGCTGTCGCAGCGGATCGGCTCGGCGCAGAGCGTCGCCGAGCTGCTCACCGTCGTGGTGCGCGGCTGCCGCGAGCTGGTCGGCGCCGAGCGCTGCGAGATCCACCTCCTCGACGCCGAGCGGCTGGTGCTGCGCGCCGCCAGCCCCCAGCGCTACGCCCGCCCGGTGGTCGATACCCGCGGGCTCTGGCTCGACGTGCTCAGGGGTGGCCGCACCCTCGGCCCCGAGGAGACCAGCGCCCTGCCGGTGATCCTCTGGGGCCCGCAGGCGTCGGGCACCCCCCTCTTCGTCCCCCTCAGCGTCGGCGACAGCCGGGTGGGGCTGCTCTGCGTGCTCGCCCGCCACCTCAGCGACGACGCCCGCAGCGTGCTCACCTCGATCGCCTCGCACACCGCGGTGGCGGTGCGGCAGCACCAGTTCATCGAGTCGCTGAAGGAGAAGAACCTCGTCAAGGAGTTCTTCGAGATCCTGTCGCGCGACCACGTCCACGGCGAGGAGCTCGCCGCCCAGGCGGAGCGGCTGCGCTGCAACCTCGACACCCCGCACGTGGTGCTGCACGCGTTGCCCTGGGAGACGGCCCTCCCGGCGCGGCGGCGCGGCGGCCGGCGCGCCGAGGGGGCACCCGCCGAGACCCGCGACTGGGGCGAGCTGGCCGGCCGGGTCGAGACCGCGCTCGCCACCGAGCTGCCGGGCGCGATCTTCGACCGCTGGGAGACCTCGCTCCGCGGGCTGCTCCGGGTGCCACCCGGCGGCGGCGAGGCGATCGTGGAGCTGGTCCGCCGGGTGTACGGCGAGGGCCGCACCGCCGCCGCCGGGCTGGTCTCGGTGGGGCTGTCGAACGCCTGCCGCGGCCGCGACAGCTATCCCCACGGCTTCGAGGAGGCGGCGGCGGCGGCCACCGTCGGGCCGCTGATCGCCGGCAGCCCGCGGGTCTTCACCTACGAGGAGCTGGGCCCCTACCGCTACGTCCTCGGCTCCGACCCGGGGGTCCGCGACCAGTACCAGGACCGGCTCGAGCGCCTCGTCGAGTACGACCGGCGGCGGGGCACCGAACTCCTCGACACCCTGGAGCGCTACCTCGACAAGCGCGGGAACATCGTCGGCACCGCACGGGTGCTCTACCTGCACTCGAACACGCTCCGGCAGCGCCTCACCCGGATCGAGCGGCTGGCCGAGCTCGACCTCGCCGGCGAGGACTGGCTCTCGCTGGCCATCGCCATCCGGGTGGTGAAGCTCCGGATGCTGCGTCAATCGGCTCACGACGATCGGAGGGCGGACGATGGCTGACCGGCCGGAATCGCTGGCGGAGGTGCGCCCCCTGCTCGAGAGGCTGGGCGTCGAGTTCCTCTTCGCGCAGTTCGTCGACTTGACCGCGAAGCCGTCCGCCAAGCTGATCCCCGCCAGCCACGTCGACGACCTCTTCGCCGAGGGCGCCGGCTTCGCCGGCTACGCCGCCGGTGACATCGGGCAGTCGCCCGCCCACCCCGACCTGATGGCGGTCCCCGACCCGCGCAGCTTCACCCCGGTGCCCTGGCAGCCCGACCTGGCCCGCTTCGCGTGCGACATGCGCGTCGAGGGTCACGAGTGGCCGTACTGCCCGCGCACCATCCTGCGGCGGGTGGTGGCGCGGGCGCGCGCCCAGGGCCTCGAGTTCAAGGTCGGCTTCGAGCCCGAGTTCATGCTGCTCCGGCGCAACGACGCCGGCGGCCTCGACCTCGCCGATCCCCTCGACGTCCTCGACCGCCCCTGCTACGACATGAGGGGGCTGACCCGCAGCTATGACTTCATCAGCACGCTGTCGCGCTACCAGACTCAGCTGGGGTGGGACAACTACGCCAACGACCACGAGGACGCGAACTGCCAGTTCGAGTCGAACTTCCAGTACGCCGACGCGCTCACCAGCTGCGACCGGCTCATCTTCTTCCGTTACATGGTCCAGACCCTGGCCCAGCAGCAGGGCATGGTGGCCACCTTCATGCCCAAGCCGTTCTCGCGCCTCACCGGCAACGGCTGCCACATGCACATGAGCCTGTGGGACCCGGCGAGCGACACCACCCTCTTCGAGGACCCGGCCGACCCCCGGGGCTTCGGCCTGT belongs to Candidatus Dormiibacterota bacterium and includes:
- a CDS encoding FMN-binding glutamate synthase family protein produces the protein MWSPEVIQDIHLKAHLGRYRMQGFSTQRRVPSFDDLTFVPCGLSRMPLEGYRERCETRTLLGTRVASRPVELAVPITIAGMSYGALSKTAKVALGTAATRLGISTTTGDGGMLLDERRASRLLVYQVLPSRYGFDPAHLKRADAIEVVIGQGAKPGTGGLLLESKVSAVIAEQRALPAGVDQRSPARHPDFIGPDDLQIKIEELREATDWEKPVYVKIGASRVSDDVKLAVKAGADVIVLDGMEGATGASPEVLLDHTGIPTISGLCEAVRALAEVRALGEVQLVVSGGIRNGVDAAKALALGADAVSIGTAALLAMGCNSPKYVDDYHRLNVEPGHCFHMHTGRCPVGITTQDPELEARLDLDEAADGVVNFVQSMVMELQMMARACGKAEVHDLEPEDMRALTMEASMITGIPLAGTDVVLTPEAIATRVAALLGGR
- a CDS encoding glutamate synthase codes for the protein MAAVDTTAAVVDCAGLATREVNRAIRRHAASGAPEIVVENPAARHALAVALEATTTVRFTGSVGWYAAGMNQGPHIVVEGNCGWGLGECMTEGRIDVQGNAGSGTAASIRGGQVFVRGDTGARAGIAMKGGTLIVGGDVGYMSGFMMQRGTMIVCGDAADGLGDSLYEGVIYVAGRVASLGADADEHELTEADGVTLRRSLEPYGIDAGSLGFRRIESGRRLWNFSAREPELWRSAL
- a CDS encoding amidophosphoribosyltransferase yields the protein MCGIVGLLYKDPERRGAVGGILAEMCQELGRRGPDSTGMALYGVAAEGALVVRVDLDRADREAAAAAVVAACGDLTAVREHRRTGRSLRLAVTAVDEGRLADHLEARVGGVRVFSIGRSMEVVKDTGWADELDRTHSLHDHVGTHGIGHTRMATESRVDIAHSHPFWARPFPDVAVVHNGTITNYHRLRRRLELRGHHFATGNDSEVIAVYIADRLAAGEPLADALRASVSDLDGTFAYLIATDTAVGVARDQFATKPLLYAENDEMVLLASEEIAMRRVFPDPSLVPRELQAKEVRWWQR
- a CDS encoding GAF domain-containing protein — its product is MATMGHITGTGAAESRLARLRGVDDERAYLYQIVETISCGPDLEAILRGTVRLVCEAVACHGCFIYFVQEGRLVLRAAPPRYRHREGKVSLAMGEGLTGWAAKTRRSAFIRENALDDPRVVHVPELEEELFQSLVSVPILSRAGDVIGVITLHAQAPYEFSRKDRDFIESTATLVAGAVENARLYEEATARVGLLTELSTLSQRIGSAQSVAELLTVVVRGCRELVGAERCEIHLLDAERLVLRAASPQRYARPVVDTRGLWLDVLRGGRTLGPEETSALPVILWGPQASGTPLFVPLSVGDSRVGLLCVLARHLSDDARSVLTSIASHTAVAVRQHQFIESLKEKNLVKEFFEILSRDHVHGEELAAQAERLRCNLDTPHVVLHALPWETALPARRRGGRRAEGAPAETRDWGELAGRVETALATELPGAIFDRWETSLRGLLRVPPGGGEAIVELVRRVYGEGRTAAAGLVSVGLSNACRGRDSYPHGFEEAAAAATVGPLIAGSPRVFTYEELGPYRYVLGSDPGVRDQYQDRLERLVEYDRRRGTELLDTLERYLDKRGNIVGTARVLYLHSNTLRQRLTRIERLAELDLAGEDWLSLAIAIRVVKLRMLRQSAHDDRRADDG
- the glnT gene encoding type III glutamate--ammonia ligase, whose amino-acid sequence is MADRPESLAEVRPLLERLGVEFLFAQFVDLTAKPSAKLIPASHVDDLFAEGAGFAGYAAGDIGQSPAHPDLMAVPDPRSFTPVPWQPDLARFACDMRVEGHEWPYCPRTILRRVVARARAQGLEFKVGFEPEFMLLRRNDAGGLDLADPLDVLDRPCYDMRGLTRSYDFISTLSRYQTQLGWDNYANDHEDANCQFESNFQYADALTSCDRLIFFRYMVQTLAQQQGMVATFMPKPFSRLTGNGCHMHMSLWDPASDTTLFEDPADPRGFGLSRVAYHFLGGLLAHAPAYIAVTAPTVNSYKRLRVGAPSSGATWSPVYVTYGGNNRTQMIRIPAPGRFEDRTVDGSCNPYLAAAVTLAAGLDGIERGLDPGQPNLDNLYEVPEAELRRRGIDILPGNLLDATRALAGDQVLREALGMAVGEDYVDYYVRVKQAEWTDYHSQVSDWEVNRYVARY